The uncultured Subdoligranulum sp. genomic sequence GCGAACCTGCGCTTCACCCGCATGACGGACGGCCAGTACCGGCTGCTCCGCCGCAAGAGCGAGGCGGTGGGCGGCAAGACCGCCCTGGACCTGGATGTCTTCGACGCCTACACCGGCAAGACCCGCCCGGTGGGCAGTCTTTCGGGGGGCGAAAGCTTCATGGCCGCCCTCTGTCTGGCGCTGGGCATCAGCGATACCATCCAGCAGAACGCCGGGGGCGTCACCATCGAGACGCTCTTCATCGACGAGGGCTTCGGCTCCCTGGACGCCGACAGCCTGGAGAAGGCGGTGGACACCCTGGCCAGCCTTGCCGGCGGCGACAAGCTCATCGGGGTCATCTCCCATGTGGAGGCGCTGCAGTCCCGGCTGACCCGGCAGATCCGCGTCACCAAGACCCGCGCCGGAAGCAAGGCGGAGATCGTATTGGAATAAACCTGTAGGGCGGGGAGCATCCCCGCCGCGGGGTGTTGCCGTAACCGCCAAATTCTCCGGCGGGGTCAAGACCCCGCCCTACAACCATCGGAAACAGACAGATTCACGGGTTAAAATGTTGGAGTTTCTTTGCCTGGTTTCCCTGCAAAGGCGAGGCAGGGCAGTTTCCACAGCCATAGATTCACGGGTTAAAATGTTGGAGTTTCTTTGCCTACTTTCTTTGCAAAGAAAGTAGGTGCAAAGAAAGTAGGAGATACTATGAGTTCTATCTTACAACAACAATGTGAAGCGCTGGCCGGGGCGCGGTACCCCTTGCACATGCCGGGACACAAGCGGCGGGTTCCGCCCGCGCCGGGGCTGGGGTGCTACGCCTTCGACCTCACCGAGATCGAGGGCGCCGACGACCTCCACGACGCAAGCGGCATCCTGGCCGAAGCCATGGGGCGCACCGCCGCCCTCTACGGCTCCGCCCGGTGCTGGTACCTCGTGGGCGGCTCCACCGTGGGTCTGCTGGCCGGTATCCGCGCCGCCGCACCCTTCGGCAGCGAGGTCATCGTGGCCCGCAACTGCCACAAGGCCGTCTACCATGCCGTTGAGCTGGGCCGCCTCACCGCCCACTATCTGACGCCCCCCGTGGTGCCGGACTTCGGCGTCTACGGCAGCGTGCCCCCCGCCGCGGTGACTGCCGCCCTGGACGCTCACCCCGCCGCCCGGTGCGTTATTTTGACCAGCCCCACCTACGAGGGCGTCCAGAGCGACCTTAAGGCCATTGCCGACCTCTGCCACGCCCGGGGCGTGCCCCTGCTGGTGGACGAGGCCCACGGCGCCCACTACCTGCCCCTGGCCGAACCTTACGGTTGGCGGGGCGGCGCCGTGGCGGCCGGGGCGGATCTCGTGGTGCAGAGCGCCCACAAGACGCTGCCCAGCCTGACCCAGACCGCCTGGCTGCACTTAAACGGCACCCTCATCGACCCCGCCGCCGTGGAACGGCAGCTGGATGTCTTCGAGACCAGCTCCCCCAGCTATCCGCTGCTCGTCAGCCTGGACGGCTGCACCGGCTGGCTGGCTGCCGAAGGCCCCGCCGCCTTCGCCGCCTGGCGGAAGCGCCTCGACCGTTTCGCCGCCGCGGCCCGGCAATGGCGCCATACGCCGGTACTGGGCCTCGGGCCCGAACGCCGGGACTTTTACGGCTATGACGACGGCAAGATTTTGCTGCGCATCGGCGGGGCGGGGGCTGCCGCGCTGCGGGCGGCCGGGTTCGAGCCGGAAATGGTCTGCGGCCCCAACGTGCTGGCCATGTCGAGCCCCTGCGACGCCGGGGATGCCCTGGACCGGCTGGCGGACTTCCTCACCCGGCGGGACGAAACCGCCCCGCCGCCGCCCCGGGCCGGCGCCCTGCTGCCCGCCCCGGGTACGGCCCGGTGCACCATCGCCCAGGCGCTGGACCGCCCGGCCGCCTTGTGCCCGATGGAGGACGCCGCCGGGAAAACCGCCGCCGAGTACGTCTGGGCCTACCCGCCCGGGGTGCCGCTGCTGGCCCCCGGCGAGGAAGTGACCCCCGCCTTCCTGGAAGCGGCAGAGACCCTGGCCGCCGACGGCACCGCTTTGCACCACACCGGCGCCGGAAACGCCCAAAACCTGGCCGTGCTGGCCTGAGCGCCGCCGCCCTTCGACAGGGAACGGTTGCACTTCCCGCGCAAAAATGCTACAATAAACAGAACTATACGAAACGTTCAGGAGGTGCTGCCCATGCACTGGATCGATACCCTGGAACGCCGCTTCGGCCGGTACGGCATCCCGTACCTAGTGAACGCCCTCATGGTGGGGCAGCTGGCCGTGGGGCTCTTCATCCTCATCGTCAACTGGCGGCTGGGTCTTGCCATCGACCTGGACCGCGACCTGGTCCTGCGGGGGCAGGTCTGGCGGCTCGTCACCTTCCTGTTCCAGCCCATCTGGCTGGGCGGCGTGCTGGGCATCCTCAACCTCTTCTTCTATTTCTGGATCGGCAACTCGCTGACCCGCTACTGGGGCGATTTCCGCATCACCCTCTATCTGCTGCTGGGCACCGTGGGTACCTGGATCGGCGCCTTCCTCACCGGCGCCGGCGGCCCCAGCGGCGTCTACCTCAGCATGCTCTTTGCCTACTGCTGGATGTGGCCCAACCAGCAGGTCCTGCTGTGGGGCATCATCCCCTTCAAAATGAAGTACCTGGGCTGGTTCGAACTGGCCCTGTGGCTGCTGCAGTTCATCACCAGCAACTTCGCCAACCGGGTCAGCCTGGTGCTGGGCATGGCCGGTTTTGTGGCCTTCTTCGGCCCGGAGATCTTCTCCTGGTGCAAGGAAACCGTCCTGGGCTACAAGCGCCGCCGGGACTGGAACAACCGCAACAACCCCTGGAACCGATAAATCCCGCCGCATAAGGAGGTTTTTTGTATGAAACTCATCACCGCCATCGTCAACAAGGAAGATTCCCGCGCCGTCTGCAACGAACTGCTCAAGCACAAGTTCTACGTCACCCGCCTGGCTACCACCGGCGGCTTCCTCATGGCCGGCAACATGACGCTGCTCATCTGCACCGAGGATGAAAAGGTGGACGAGTGCATCGGCATCATCTCCCAGTACTGCAAGCAGCGCACCGAGATCGTCCCCGGCACCGCCACCCTGGGCCTGGGCATCGAGAGCGCCATGCCCATGGAAGTCACCGTGGGCGGCGCCACCGTCATCGTCACCAACGTGGAGCGGTTCGAAAAGCTGTGATGCTGGACCGTCTGGCCGGCAATACCGCCCTCAAAGCCGAGCTGGGCGCCGCGCTGCGCACCGGCCGGCTGCCGCATGCGGTGCTGCTCATCGGCGAGGCGGGCTGCGGCGCCGGGTTTGCCGCCCGGTGTCTGGCCGCCGACTACCTCTACCCCCAGGGCGGTCCCCACGCCGAGGCCGTCCTCAAACAGGAGGACACCGAGTGTCTTGTGCTGCAGGGGGAGGGTGCCAGCGGCCAGATCCCCGTCAAGCGGGTGCGGGAAATGCGGGAGGCCATCCAGCATTCCGCCCTCTCCACCGACGCGGCGGGCCGTGTGCTCTTCATCTACGGCGCCCAGAACCTCAACGGGTCCTCCGCCAACGCCATGCTGAAGATCATCGAGGAACCCCCCGAGGGGGTCCTCTTTCTGCTCACCGCCACCAGCGCCGCCACCGTGCTGCCCACCATCCGCAGCCGGTGCGCCGCCTACACCATCGCCCCGGTGCCCGCCGCCGACTGCGCCGCCCTGCTGCGGGACCGCGGCCTGCCCGCCGCCCTGGCCGACGAGCTGGCCTTCGTCTACGAGGGCCATGTGGGCAATGCCCTGCGGGCCTTCCAGGACGCCGCCGCCCGCACCGCCCTGGCCCGGGCCAAGGAACTGTGCGGCTATGCGGCCCAGAACGATACCTACCGCGCCCTGGCCCTGGTGACCCAGTACGAGCGGGACCGGGAAGGGTTCCTGGCCCTGTTGTGGCAGCTGGACCAGGTGTGCAGCGCCGTGCTGCGCCGTCCCGGGTACGGGGCTTCCTGCGGCGGCATCCGCCCCGAGGCGGCCGCCGATATCCTGCGCGCCGGCGCCGAGACCCGCCGCGCCGTCACCGCCAACGGCAACCTGCGCCTGGCGGTGGCCCTGCTGGCGGCACGCATCGCCTAACAACAAAGGACTGTGTCAATGAAAGTAATTTCCGTAAAATTCAAAGAGAACGGCCGGGGCTACTACTTCGACCCCGGCGAATTCCAGGTGAAGGAAGGGGACTTCGTCATCGTCACCACCGCCCGCGGCACCGAGTGCGGCGAGGTGGTGCGCGGTGCCCACGAGGTGCCGGGCTTCTCCCGGGAGGTCAAGCCGGTGATCCGGGTGGCCGACGCCGTGGATGTGCGCCGTATGCGCCAGAACCGCGCCGACGTGCAGCGGGCCTTCCAGATCTGCGAGCAGCGCATCGCCGCCCACGGCCTGAAGATGAAGCTGGTGGACGCCGAGTATACCCTGGACCGGGGCAAGCTGGTCTTCTATTTCACCGCCGACAACCGGGTGGATTTCCGGGAGCTGGTCAAGGACCTGGCCGCCCAGTTCCACACCCGCATCGAACTGCGCCAGATCGGCGTGCGGGATGAAAGCAAGATGCTGGGAGGCCTGGGCCTGTGCGGTCAGCCCTTCTGCTGCAGCCGCTTTCTGAAGAATTTCCAGCCGGTTTCCATCAAGATGGCCAAGGAACAGGGCCTCAGCCTCAACCCCGCCAAGATCAGCGGCGCCTGCGGCCGCCTGATGTGCTGCCTGGCCTATGAGCAGAAGAGCTACGAGTATCTCAATTCCATAACCCCCACCCCCGGCAGCATCGTGCGCACCCCCGATGGCGAGGGTACCGTGCTGGAAGTGAACGTGGTGGCGGGCACCCTCAAGGTGCGCTCCAATGTGGAGATCCTCGCTCCCCGCGTCTACAAGCGGGAGGAATGCGTCTATCTGCGGGGCGGCAAGCGTGTCCCCAAAGCCCCCGATCCCGAAAAGGATTGACCATTTCCCCCGGGTTTGGAGAAATTTTTCAGACGGCAACCCTTGCGAATTTTTACACAATGTGATACACTATCTGTAACGCAGCGGGGCCTGTACCCGCCGTGGCACCATACCGGGGAGCAGCCGTGCAGGGCCGGTACGGGACATCAATCAGCACGGAGATAAGGAGTTCACGATGGCTCATACCGTTTCCAGCGAGTGCGTTGCTTGCGGTGCATGTGTTGACACCTGCCCCGTCGGTGCGATCAGCATGGAGGACAAGGCTGTGGTCGATGCCGGTTCCTGCATCGATTGCGGCGCCTGCGAGGGCGTTTGCCCGACCGGTGCAATCCACGCTGAATAAGCAATTTTGCACACCCTGCGCGGCCTTATGCGGGCCGCGCTTTTTTGTTGGGTGGTTGTTTTTGTTCCTTCTTTGCAAAGAAGGAACCGAAGAAACTCTCACCGGGGTCAGAAAACAGGGGTGGCCCGACGGGGAGGTCCTGTGTGTCCGTCAGAGGCTTTCCGGCGGGGTCAAGACCCCGCCCTACAGATTCCGGGGAGAGGCAGGTGCCGGGGATGTGAACCCCACGGGCGTTGCACAGTTCCGGGGGAAAACCCATTCCCGGGTATAATGGTAAAATTTCTTTGCTTCTTTCTTTATCAAAGAAAGAAGAGGAAGGGAGATAGAGGATGAATTCCAAGAAAATCATACTGGTGCTGGACGGGCAGGGGGGCGGCATGGGCACCCAGCTCATCAAGATGCTGGCGCCCGTGCTGCCCGGCGACTGTGAACTGGTGGCCGTGGGCACCAA encodes the following:
- a CDS encoding rhomboid family intramembrane serine protease yields the protein MHWIDTLERRFGRYGIPYLVNALMVGQLAVGLFILIVNWRLGLAIDLDRDLVLRGQVWRLVTFLFQPIWLGGVLGILNLFFYFWIGNSLTRYWGDFRITLYLLLGTVGTWIGAFLTGAGGPSGVYLSMLFAYCWMWPNQQVLLWGIIPFKMKYLGWFELALWLLQFITSNFANRVSLVLGMAGFVAFFGPEIFSWCKETVLGYKRRRDWNNRNNPWNR
- a CDS encoding cyclic-di-AMP receptor — its product is MKLITAIVNKEDSRAVCNELLKHKFYVTRLATTGGFLMAGNMTLLICTEDEKVDECIGIISQYCKQRTEIVPGTATLGLGIESAMPMEVTVGGATVIVTNVERFEKL
- a CDS encoding stage 0 sporulation family protein; amino-acid sequence: MKVISVKFKENGRGYYFDPGEFQVKEGDFVIVTTARGTECGEVVRGAHEVPGFSREVKPVIRVADAVDVRRMRQNRADVQRAFQICEQRIAAHGLKMKLVDAEYTLDRGKLVFYFTADNRVDFRELVKDLAAQFHTRIELRQIGVRDESKMLGGLGLCGQPFCCSRFLKNFQPVSIKMAKEQGLSLNPAKISGACGRLMCCLAYEQKSYEYLNSITPTPGSIVRTPDGEGTVLEVNVVAGTLKVRSNVEILAPRVYKREECVYLRGGKRVPKAPDPEKD
- a CDS encoding 4Fe-4S binding protein encodes the protein MAHTVSSECVACGACVDTCPVGAISMEDKAVVDAGSCIDCGACEGVCPTGAIHAE